One Xiphophorus maculatus strain JP 163 A chromosome 10, X_maculatus-5.0-male, whole genome shotgun sequence genomic region harbors:
- the LOC102219373 gene encoding alpha-tectorin-like isoform X2, which translates to MAGRILLPLLLLSATAGVATQTTTASETTQAGISTQRQAGVSTQSQAGISTQRQAGVSTQSQAGLSTQRQAGVSTQSQAGVSTQSQAGISTQRQAGVSTQSQAGISTQRQAGVSTQSQAGLSTQRQAGVTSQSQAGMTNQSQAGLSTQRQAGVSTQSQAGVTNQSQAGLSTQQQAGVSTQSQAGFSTQRQAGVSTQSQAGLSTQQQAGVSTQSQAGFSTQRQAGVSTQSQAGVTNQSQAGLSTQRQAGVTSQSQAGLSTQQQAGVSTQSQAGVSTQSQAGVSTQSQAGVTNQSQAGFSTQRQAGVSTQSQAGVTNQSQAGFSTQRQAGVSTQSQAGVTNQSQAGLSTQQQAGVTSQSQAGLSTQRQAGVSTQSQAGLSTQRQAGMTNQSQAGLSTQQQAGVSTQSQAGLSTQRQAGVSTQSQAGMTNQSQAGLSTQQQAGVSTQSQAGLSTQRQAGVSTQSQAGVTNQSQAGLSTQRQAGVSTQSQAGLSTQRQAGVSTQSQAGLSTQQQAGVSTQSQAGVSTQSQAGMSTQSQAGVSTQRQAGVTPQSQGPLYPIAGTISSQSDDGSSPAISLLRSFNYFGQSYSQIYVNHNGDLTFDAPWYSYTPQRFPMYGSKDVIAPFWTDLDNRGNGDIYYIQYTSGSILQQVTQDINRYFPALNFQANWVFIATWHEVAYFPTTGTQTTFQAVLTTNGQYSFVLMNYGSIASTSRYVQAGYDTISSSHHFTIPGSFSSDATGPNSTFSLGSNVNVPGRWAFRVDHGSLVCNFNGQPVQLGDSFWSDSTCAQKCICTRAGLQCSNNPCSFSQICRPAAFQYSCQTVQRQTCTVTGDPHYYTFDNSVFHFQGTCTYVLSEQCQNGLPYYRVEGKNGHQGSTHVSWTVLVKVFVHDENIELVKGHQSQAKVNGSFVSTPFSLRNGSIQVYQSGFSVIISTDFGLMVSYDRFLYVRISLPYTYQNSTCGLCGNFNNRPEDDFRTREGEVVSSDVDFANSWKAAGDDEPGCDPHCSGLACAGCTAAQTALYRNSAHCGILENSTGPFAACHQQLPPRSFVDSCVYDLCVSGGYQPILCQALNVYSSQCQQNGIQPQSWRRSGFCEIPCPANSHFEAQGTGCPSTCVNPNSTNNCPLPNQESCVCNSGYLLSGGVCVPHSDCGCSFEGHYYRSGETVILDADCGRRCTCRFGSMTCSSHTCGQHESCRVEDGVRGCRPNSFATCWTRGPGSYNTFDGVMYQYPGACRLTLAKVMGSSDRTHFMITVEKVPQGPQGFSNVLKFEAQGTQVAIEMSNTSTVKVDGQLTRLPFSSGSNRIRIFQSSTHSVILRTAFGVTLQTVWPHFVRVTAPGVYSGLLGGLCGNYNADQNDDFRTPNGTLVTDSQMFGDSWRDGSLADHCVESRPRNPATNLRSSEYCGVLTSPTGPFTSCWAAVNPWQQVDACVEILQGSRDPASTLCEVLRDYALMCQHNDGSLGQWRNATGCVPTCPSNSHYELCGSSCPSSCPSLSFPFTCDTQCQEGCQCNDGFVLNGNQCVPPTSCGCFHDGRYRQAGEQFWDGEACQSFCTCNGVTGVVQCSPNSCGPQESCHVVGGEFGCHPNPHGTCSASGDPHYLTFDGKAYDFQGTCRYVLATVCNDTVDLHQFSVKAKNEPWFGLPVSITAEVVVDVLGYEVRMSRGNIGTVEVNGITRNLPIVFNGSLSIFGSGSQTFVNAAFGLSVMYDGSSTVSISVPPSYRGNMCGLCGNFNGNQTDDFHTPSGALSNTADAFGAAWKVPGNHTCSDGCGSSCAQCNDDRSARAQCEVIRAADGPFSFCHEEVDPAPYFSDCVFDVCVSGNRGSDLLCRALETYVSACQSANVRIYPWRQNTTCRTECPANSHYELCGTDCGHTCASSIDAACDHVCSEGCFCDEGFSRSGTSCVPVESCGCQHDGFYFNAGESFWTDGCSQQCECQAPNVLICSPSSCTPTQECTIRDGQLGCYDAMSTCTVLGDPHYITFDGALTHFQGSCSYVITESLRHSNNETQYKVVATNKHRGNNFVSFVSSVDIFLSNHPESAHVRLGPNKRVKVNGAEVSLPTTAGTFGQVMRQGSYIVFNAADVVVQFDGSSTLLVRMGRNYQNRVSGMCGNFNGDPNDDKVLPNGTLAQNDNQFGHSWKSETSQEGCGSTDQRSGDGLSDCRFIEEYKELCRVITNTSGPFSSCHLHSNPQPFFTSCVYDLCLYTPANGMLCSAVSAYEKTCTNLGLSIPNWRSPLRCAETDPCEQLDCAEYEWCGKKNGVYGCFCDEQHHRPNNESYDSNIECSSSSGTMSVSRCQLFEAGFHSSALHLHDSSCNGTLQDGRLIFHFDNDGHLCGTALRSNGTHFMYENTIQGHVDPHGGLISRERNLHLDFSCVYPLAQALSMAVGINPVESILRKKLPVGTGSYSVRMIPYEDEGFHFPLSTNGNIELEVDQMFYMEVRTEGVDQRQFATVLDSCWATPVNQANYPVRWDLIASQCPNPEDGTVEVIQNGVSTVSRFSFRMFSFTNHTQIYLHCSVHLCLLRNNNCRAHCYPGYHTLFKRDVSYHDSSALSIGPLVLVAQPNTGGLIQRNGVNRKISTSDGTGHLASIVTLIVSLLMTRILVN; encoded by the exons ctGGATTGTCAACTCAACAACAAG ctGGAGTGTCAACTCAAAGTCAAG ctGGAGTGTCAACTCAAAGTCAAG ctGGAGTGTCAACTCAAAGTCAAG ctGGAGTGACAAATCAAAGTCAAG ctgGATTTTCAACTCAGCGTCAAG ctGGAGTGTCAACTCAAAGTCAAG ctGGAGTGACAAATCAAAGTCAAG ctgGATTTTCAACTCAGCGTCAAG ctGGAGTGTCAACTCAAAGTCAAG ctGGAGTGACAAATCAAAGTCAAG ctGGATTGTCAACTCAACAACAAG ctGGAGTGACATCTCAAAGTCAAG ctgGATTGTCAACTCAGCGTCAAG ctGGAGTGTCAACACAAAGTCAAG ctgGATTGTCAACTCAGCGTCAAG ctGGAATGACAAATCAAAGTCAAG ctGGATTGTCAACTCAACAACAAG ctGGAGTGTCAACTCAAAGTCAAG ctgGATTGTCAACTCAGCGTCAAG ctGGAGTGTCAACTCAAAGTCAAG ctGGAATGACAAATCAAAGTCAAG ctgGATTGTCAACTCAACAACAAG ctGGAGTGTCAACACAAAGTCAAG ctgGATTGTCAACTCAGCGTCAAG ctGGAGTGTCAACTCAAAGTCAAG ctGGAGTGACAAATCAAAGTCAAG ctgGATTGTCAACTCAGCGTCAAG ctGGAGTGTCAACACAAAGTCAAG ctgGATTGTCAACTCAGCGTCAAG ctGGAGTGTCAACTCAAAGTCAAG ctGGATTGTCAACTCAACAACAAG ctGGAGTGTCAACTCAAAGTCAAG ctGGAGTGTCAACTCAAAGTCAAG CTGGAATGTCAACTCAAAGTCAAG ctgGAGTATCAACTCAGCGTCAAG CTGGAGTGACACCTCAAAGTCAAG gaCCCCTCTACCCAATTGCTGGAACAATAAGCTCTCAATCAGATGATGGAAGCTCACCTGCAATTTCACTCCTACGATCCTTTAACTATTTTGGACAGTCTTACTCTCAGATTTAC GTGAACCACAACGGAGATCTGACCTTTGATGCACCATGGTATAGTTATACTCCTCAACGTTTTCCAATGTATGGAAGCAAAGACGTCATTGCTCCGTTCTGGACTGATTTAGACAACAGAGGAAATGGTGATATCTACTATATTCAGTACACCAGCGGCTCTATTCTCCAACAAGTTACACAGGACATCAATAGATACTTCCCAGCTCTTAACTTTCAGGCAAACTGGGTCTTCATAGCAACATGGCATGAAGTTGCCTATTTTCCAACAACTGGAACA CAAACAACCTTTCAGGCAGTCTTGACTACCAATGGCCAATATTCATTTGTGCTGATGAATTATGGCTCAATAGCCTCCACGTCAAGATATGTACAG GCTGGATACGATACGATCAGTTCCTCTCACCACTTCACCATCCCTGGATCATTCTCTAGTGACGCAACCGGACCTAACTCAACTTTTAGTCTTGGCAGTAATGTCAACGTACCCGGTCGCTGGGCCTTCCGTGTCGATCATGGATCATTAGTCTGTAATTTTAATG gtcaACCTGTTCAACTTGGTGACTCTTTCTGGAGTGACAGCACCTGTGCACAGAAATGCATCTGCACCAGAGCAGGGCTGCAATGCTCCAACAATCCCTGCTCCTTCTCCCAAATCTGTCGGCCAGCTGCCTTTCAGTACTCCTGCCAGACTGTGCAAAGACAAACCTGCACCGTCACTGGAGATCCACATTACTACACCTTTGACAACTCAGTGTTTCACTTTCAAGGCACATGCACTTACGTTCTGTCAGAGCAGTGTCAGAACGGACTGCCCTACTACAGAGTGGAGGGGAAGAATGGGCATCAGGGTAGCACTCATGTTTCATGGACAGTACTGGTCAAAGTCTTTGTTCATGATGAAAATATCGAGCTGGTTAAAGGACATCAAAGTCAGGCCAAG GTCAACGGAAGCTTTGTATCAACTCCGTTTTCCCTCAGAAACGGCTCTATCCAGGTTTATCAGTCAGGTTTCTCTGTGATCATCAGCACTGACTTTGGCCTGATGGTTTCTTATGACAGGTTTTTATATGTCCGAATCAGTTTGCCCTACACTTACCAAAATAGCACATGTGGGCTCTGCGGAAACTTCAACAATCGCCCTGAGGATGACTTTCGAACCCGTGAAGGTGAAGTGGTGAGCTCTGATGTGGATTTTGCCAACAGCTGGAAAGCTGCTGGTGATGATGAGCCTGGCTGTGATCCTCATTGTTCAGGTCTGGCCTGTGCTGGCTGCACAGCAGCTCAGACAGCACTGTACAGAAACTCTGCCCACTGTGGTATTCTTGAGAACAGCACAGGTCCGTTTGCTGCATGCCATCAACAACTTCCTCCAAGATCTTTTGTGGACAGCTGTGTGTATGATCTCTGTGTCAGTGGAGGGTATCAACCCATTCTGTGCCAAGCCCTAAATGTCTACTCAAGTCAGTGTCAACAAAATGGGATCCAGCCGCAAAGCTGGCGGCGTTCTGGCTTCTGTG AAATCCCCTGCCCAGCCAATAGCCACTTTGAGGCCCAGGGTACAGGATGTCCATCTACATGTGTCAACCCCAATTCCACCAACAACTGCCCCCTCCCAAACCAAGAGAGCTGTGTCTGCAATTCAGGCTACCTCCTGAGTGGAGGGGTCTGTGTCCCTCATTCTGACTGTGGCTGCAGCTTTGAGGGTCACTACTACCGCTCAGGAGAAACTGTCATACTGGATGCAGACTGTGGGAGGCGCTGTACATGCAGATTTGGCTCCATGACTTGCAGCTCTCACACCTGTGGCCAACATGAGTCCTGCAGGGTGGAGGATGGAGTAAGAGGTTGCAGACCAAACAGCTTTGCAACATGTTGGACAAGAGGCCCAGGATCATACAATACATTTGATGGAGTGATGTATCAGTACCCTGGAGCATGTCGCCTGACCCTTGCCAAAGTTATGGGATCCTCTGATCGCACACACTTCATGattactgtggaaaaagttcctCAGGGGCCACAGGGTTTCTCTAATGTGCTAAAATTTGAGGCACAGGGAACACAAGTTGCTATTGAGATGTCAAATACTAGCACCGTTAAG GTTGATGGCCAACTGACCAGACTGCCATTCAGCTCTGGATCCAACAGAATCCGTATCTTCCAAAGCAGCACTCACAGTGTCATCCTTCGCACAGCCTTTGGTGTAACTCTGCAGACTGTCTGGCCTCATTTTGTCCGTGTCACTGCACCAGGTGTCTACAGTGGTTTATTAGGTGGACTTTGTGGAAACTACAATGCTGACCAGAATGACGATTTCCGTACACCCAATGGTACTCTAGTCACTGACTCCCAGATGTTTGGGGACAGTTGGCGAGATGGCTCCCTGGCAGATCACTGTGTGGAAAGCAGACCTCGTAATCCTGCAACCAATTTACGTTCCAGTGAGTACTGTGGAGTTCTTACTTCACCCACTGGGCCCTTTACATCATGCTGGGCTGCAGTGAACCCCTGGCAGCAGGTAGATGCATGTGTAGAAATCCTCCAAGGCTCCAGAGATCCAGCATCAACGCTGTGTGAGGTCCTCCGAGATTATGCACTGATGTGTCAACATAACGATGGATCCTTGGGACAGTGGAGGAATGCAACTGGCTGTG TACCAACCTGTCCATCAAACAGTCATTATGAACTCTGTGGAAGTTCATGTCCGTCTTCCTGCCCCAGCCTCTCCTTCCCCTTCACCTGTGACACTCAGTGCCAGGAGGGATGCCAGTGTAATGATGGGTTTGTCCTCAATGGTAACCAGTGTGTGCCTCCAACATCCTGTGGATGCTTTCATGATGGACGATATCGGCAAGCTGGAGAACAGTTCTGGGATGGAGAAGCATGTCAGAGCTTTTGCACCTGTAATGGTGTAACTGGTGTAGTCCAATGTTCCCCAAATTCATGTGGACCTCAGGAGTCCTGCCATGTTGTGGGGGGTGAGTTTGGCTGCCATCCCAACCCTCATGGCACCTGCTCGGCCTCTGGAGACCCTCACTACCTGACCTTTGATGGCAAGGCTTATGACTTCCAGGGAACCTGCCGCTATGTTCTGGCAACAGTGTGCAATGACACTGTGGACCTTCACCAGTTTTCTGTGAAAGCAAAGAATGAACCGTGGTTTGGACTGCCAGTTTCTATCACGGCTGAAGTGGTTGTTGATGTCTTGGGCTATGAAGTGCGTATGTCGAGAGGCAACATTGGTACTGTGGAG GTGAATGGAATCACAAGAAACCTGCCCATTGTTTTCAATGGAAGCCTGTCAATTTTTGGAAGTGGATCTCAAACATTTGTCAACGCAGCTTTTGGACTGAGCGTCATGTATGATGGAAGTAGCACAGTGTCCATTTCGGTGCCCCCAAGCTACAG AGGAAACATGTGTGGACTTTGTGGAAACTTCAATGGAAATCAAACTGATGATTTCCACACTCCAAGTGGAGCATTGTCCAACACTGCAGATGCTTTTGGGGCAGCTTGGAAGGTTCCTGGAAACCACACCTGTAGTGACGGCTGTGGCTCTTCATGCGCACAATGCAATGATGACCGATCTGCCAGGGCCCAGTGTGAGGTGATCCGGGCAGCTGACGGCCCCTTCAGCTTCTGCCACGAGGAGGTGGATCCAGCACCATATTTCAGTGACTGCGTCTTTGATGTCTGCGTGTCGGGAAATCGAGGCAGTGATCTCCTGTGCAGGGCTCTAGAGACATACGTCAGTGCCTGTCAGTCTGCTAATGTCCGAATCTACCCTTGGAGACAAAACACCACTTGCA gaACTGAGTGCCCAGCCAACAGCCATTATGAGCTGTGTGGAACAGACTGCGGCCACACCTGTGCCAGCAGCATTGATGCTGCCTGTGACCATGTTTGCTCTGAGGGATGTTTCTGTGATGAAGGTTTTTCCAGGAGTGGAACAAGCTGTGTGCCTGTGGAGAGCTGTGGCTGTCAGCATGACGGCTTCTATTTCAAT GCCGGTGAGTCCTTCTGGACAGACGGTTGCTCCCAACAGTGTGAATGTCAAGCGCCCAATGTCCTGATCTGCAGTCCCTCATCATGCACTCCTACACAAGAGTGCACCATCAGAGATGGCCAGCTGGGCTGTTACGACGCCATGTCTACCTGTACTGTATTGGGTGACCCACACTACATCACCTTCGATGGAGCCCTAACTCATTTCCAGGGATCATGCTCTTACGTCATCACTGAAAGCTTGAGACACAGCAACAATGAAACTCAGTACAAAGTCGTGGCCACCAACAAGCACAGAGGAAACAACTTTGTGTCTTTCGTGTCATCAGTTGATATATTCCTCTCAAATCATCCAGAGAGTGCTCATGTCAGACTCGGACCGAACAAGAGAGTCAag GTAAATGGAGCAGAGGTTTCTCTTCCCACCACTGCAGGAACTTTTGGTCAGGTGATGAGGCAGGGAAGTTACATAGTGTTTAATGCTGCTGATGTCGTAGTCCAGTTTGATGGCTCCAGTACTTTACTGGTCAGGATGGGCCGCAACTACCAGAACAGAGTTAGTGGAATGTGTGGGAACTTCAATGGTGATCCCAATGATGACAAAGTTTTGCCCAATGGTACTTTGGCCCAAAACGACAACCAGTTTGGCCACAGCTGGAAATCAGAGACAAGCCAAGAAGG ATGTGGATCCACTGATCAGAGAAGTGGTGATGGACTAAGTGACTGCCGCTTCATAGAAGAatacaaagaactctgcagagTCATCACCAACACCAGTGGCCCATTCAGTTCTTGTCACCTGCATTCAAACCCCCAACCAtttttcacttcctgtgtttacGATCTCTGCCTCTATACACCAGCCAATGGCATGCTGTGTTCTGCTGTCTCTGCTTATGAGAAAACCTGCACCAATTTGGGCCTTAGCATCCCCAACTGGCGCTCTCCTTTGCGTTGTG CTGAGACTGACCCCTGTGAACAGCTGGACTGCGCAGAGTATGAGTGGTGTGGTAAGAAAAATGGTGTGTACGGCTGCTTCTGTGACGAGCAACATCATCGACCCAACAATGAGAGCTACG ACTCAAACATTGAATGCTCCAGCAGTTCTGGCACCATGTCAGTGTCTCGCTGCCAGCTGTTTGAAGCGGGCTTCCACTCCAGTGCTCTCCATCTCCATGACAGCTCTTGCAACGGGACTCTCCAGGACGGACGACTCATCTTCCATTTTGACAATGACGGCCATCTGTGTGGGACAGCTCTTAGG AGCAATGGAACTCACTTCATGTATGAGAACACTATTCAAGGGCATGTGGATCCTCATGGAGGTTTGATTAGCCGTGAGAGGAATCTTCATCTGGATTTCTCCTGTGTTTACCCTCTGGCTCAGGCTCTGTCAATGGCTGTGGGCATCAACCCTGTGGAGAG CATTTTGAGGAAGAAGCTTCCTGTTGGCACTGGATCTTATAGTGTGAGGATGATCCCCTATGAGGATGAAGGCTTCCACTTCCCCTTGAGCACTAATGGAAACATAGAACTGGAAGttgatcaaatgttttacatgGAGGTGCGAACAGAAGGGGTGGATCAGCGCCAGTTTGCCACAGTTCTGGACTCTTGCTGGGCCACGCCAGTCAACCAAGCAAACTATCCTGTCCGCTGGGATCTCATTGCTTCGCA GTGTCCTAATCCAGAAGATGGAACCGTAGAGGTGATTCAGAACGGTGTCTCCACTGTGTCTCGTTTCTCCTTCAGGATGTTCAGCTTCACCAACCACACACAGATTTACTTGCACTGCAGTGTCCACTTGTGTCTTTTGAGAAACAACAACTGCAGAGCT cattgCTACCCGGGTTACCACACTCTATTCAAGAGGGACGTATCTTACCATGACTCTTCAGCTCTGTCAATTGGACCACTGGTGCTTGTGGCACAACCAAACACTG GTGGACTAATCCAAAGAAACGGTGTGAATCGAAAGATATCGACGTCAGATGGTACAGGCCATCTGGCATCAATTGTTACCCTGATTGTCAGTTTGCTGATGACCAGAATTCTGGTCAATTAA